From the Candidatus Binatia bacterium genome, the window GGTCGGCATGAGCGACGGGGTGTTCCCGCGTCCGGGCGCCGCCGACACCTTGAGCCGAGCGCACCAGCGCCGCTGCACGGGCGATCCCGATCGCCGCAGCTCGGATCGTTACCTCTTTCTCGAGGCGTTGCTCAGCGCCCGCGATGCGTTGGTCATCACCTACCAAGGGCGCGACATCCGCAACAACACCGAGCGGCCTCCTTCGGTGGTCGTCACTGAACTCCTCGATTGCTTGGACCAGACGTTCGCTCCCGCCGGTGGCCTACCCACGCGCAAGCACCTGGTTGTTCAGCACCCGTTGCAGCCGTTCAGCCCTCGTTACTTTGAGGGCGAGCCGCAGCTGTTCAGCTTCGCTGCGGACCAGTGCGAGGGCGCACGCGCTTTGACGGAGCGGCGAGATTCACCAGCGCCGCTCGTGCGGGCCCTGCTCCCCGAGCCCGAGCCGATGATGGTATCGCTCGAGCAGCTCATCGCCATGCTGGAGCGGCCGCACGTGTCGTTTTTAACGCAGCGGCTCGGAATCGTGCCGCAAAGCGACCTGGAAGTGGCCAGCGACGATGTGCCGTTGGAGCTGAGCGGGCTGGGTGCTTGGCAAGCGGGGGACCTGGCAGTGCGTTTGCTGATGCAAGGCGTGCCGCTCGAGCAGGCAGAGACCTTGTGCCGCGCGCGCGGACTCTTGCCCCCGGGGCGTCTCGGGGAACTCGCATGGCGAAGCATCGCCCCGGCGGTTGCCCAGCTCGTTGGCCAGGCTCGCGGGCTCACCCAGCGCAAGAAGCCATTTCCAGCGCCGGTGGAGTTCGTGCTGGACTTCGCACCCGACCGCTTGATCGGCTTTCTGCGCAACCTCTGGCCACACGCGCAAGTGGTGGTGACATATTCCAAACTGTCGCCACGCCTGTATTTGGCAACCTGGATTCGTCACTTGGCGTTGAACGCGTGGGCGGACAGCAGGCTGCCGCGCACAACATTTCTCGTCGCGCGGGAAGAGAAAAGTCCGCACGACCCGCGAGTGGTCACCTTCCCGCCGGAGACCCAAGCCCGCACTTACCTGGAGGGACTGATGCGTTTATATCGCTGGGGGATGCGATTCCCGCTGCCGTTCGAGCCGCGCGCGGGGGCAGCTTACGTCAAAGCTCTGCAGAAGAAACAAGCGCAGGAGGCGCTGCTCGCCGCGGCAAATGAGCTCAGACTGAATCCTTACGGTGGGCCAGCAATTCCGGAATCGTACCGGCTAGCATGGCTGCTCCTGTACCGAACGCCGGCGCCGGGAATTTCCGACTGGGAGCAGGGCATGGCAAACGCGAGCCTCAACTTCGCTGAACTTGCCGTGCGCTTGCAGCGATTCTTGCAACCTCCGGCGGAAAACAAAGTGGTGTAAGCGATGGCGCGCGCTGCCGGTGAGGAGAGGAAACGTGCGATGTTTCAACGGCTCCATCCGTTGCAGTGCCCGTTAACGGGGACCGTACTTATCGAAGCGAGTGCAGGCACCGGTAAAACGTACACGATCGCCAACCTTTATCTCCGCTTGTTGCTGGAGCGGAACTTGACTGTGGAGCAAATCCTCGTGGTGACCTTCACGAATGCCGCGACTGCGGAATTGCGCGATCGCTTGCGTGCGCGCGTGGCGGCATTGCGGGAGTGTTTGCGGGGTGGTCAGCCGCCGGACCCAGATCTCGCTGCGCTCGCCGCTCAGCGGATGGCTGCGGGAACGCAGCTCGACGATGAGCGCCGCTTGCAAGCGGCACTCTACGGCTTCGATCTCGCGGCCATCCACACCATTCACTCCTTTTGCCAGCGCATGTTGGAGCGACACGCCTTCGAAGGAGGATTGCCGTTCGAGGCCGAACTCGTGGGCACGGCCGCAAATACCGTTTCTCGGCTGGTCCGGGACTTTTGGGTGCGGCAACTCGAGAGCGCCCCTGCCGAGTTCTTGTGGGACGATGAAGGAAACCCCGGGCCTTTGCAGCGCAGTTTGCCACTTCTCGAACATGCGGTCGGCTTGGCCCTGCGGTACCCGGACTTGCGCCTGCTCCGCAGGCCGGAGGCGACGGGTGGCTGGCCAGCCTACCGTGCTGCGTTGATTGCTGACGCCATTGCGTGGGTGCGGCGAGAGCTGGCCCGTGGCAGCCGCTTGCGCCGCGAACGCCGGTTTGACGATTTGTTGCAAGAATTGCGCGATGCATTGCGCTCGCCCGTTCGAGGCTTGGAATTAGCGGCGGGCATCCGAGAGCAATTCCGTGCTGCCTTGATCGATGAATTCCAAGACACCGACTCGCTGCAGTACGACATTTTCCGCACCGTTTATGCGGGCCGCAGCGATACCGCGTTGTTCCTGATTGGCGATCCCAAGCAGGCCATTTACGCCTTTCGTGGTGCCGACGTGTTTGCCTATCTCAGCGGCAAGCAGGATGCCGACCACCACTTTACGCTGGAGCAAAACTGGCGCTCCGTGCCGCAACTCGTCGAGGCAGTGAACCTACTTTTTTCCGAAGAGCGAACCGAGCGTCCGTTTCTCCTCGCTGGGATCGAGTACCACCCCATCCAACCTGCGCTGCCAGCGATAAGCGATGCGCATGCCGGCTTGGAAATCCTCTTTGTTCCGGCTGAAGACGGCAAGGCCATCACGAAAGCTTGGGCGGAGAAGGAGCTTTGCCACATCGTGGCGCAGGACATCTGCAAGTTTGTGCGCAGGGTGCCGGCCATCGGTCCGCACACCGTGTCGTTCGCCAGTATCGCGGTGCTGTGTCGAACCAACGATCAGGCAGCAGCGATGCAACGCGCGCTCGCCAAGTTGGGCATCCCGTCGGCTCTCGAGGGTGAGCTCAGCGTATTCGAGACGTCCGAAGCGATGGAACTCGAGTGCTTGTTGCGCGCCTTGGTGGACCCGGGCGACGGTGCGGCAGTGCGGGCGGCGCTGGCAACGTCGTTTTTTGGCCTCGATGCCGCCGCCCTGGCGCATTTGCAAACCGCCGATGCGGATTGGGATTCGTGGGTGCAATTGTTTTTCGACTGGCACCGAACGTGGCGGGAGCAGGGGTTCATGTCCGCCTTGCAGCAGGTGTTTACGCACGGACAAGCGGCGCGCCGCTTCTTAAAGCTCGTCGATGGCGAGCGGCGTATGACCAACGTGCGCCATTTGGCGGAATTGCTGCACACGGCCTCCGTGGAGCAACGGCTCTCCCCGGAGCGCGTCCTCGAATGGCTGGCGCTCATGCGGCGCGACCCCAGTGCGCGCAGTTCCGATATCGGTCTTGGCGAGGCGGCACAGTTGCGTTTGGAGAGCGACGAGCATGCGGTGAAGCTGGTCACCATCCACAAGGCCAAGGGGCTGCAATACCCCGTGGTGTATTGCCCGTTTTTGTGGGACTTTCCCAAGCTGCGAGACGAGGAGGCAAAGCTCCCATGCTTTCACGATCCGAAGACCTTCGAACTGTGCTTGGATTTGCGCGAGCCACCCGACACCAACTCGCTATGGCAGGCTTGGCAGGAACGCAAGGCCGAAGATGCGCGCTTGCTTTACGTGGCGCTCACACGGGCGCAATACCGCTGCGTGGTTGTGTGGGGCCATTTTGCAGCCGCTCCGGAATCCCCCTTGGCTCGCTTGCTGCACCCCGGGCGGTTGGCGATGGAGAAAAAGGGGAGCGGAATCCCCAAGATGCAGTGGGCGCCGCAGTTCAAAGACGGAGTGGAAGATTGGATGCTCGCTGACCTCCAGAAATTAGCGCGTGCGGCGAACGGGAGCATTCGCGTTCGGCGGTGGCGTGGTTCCCGCTTACAGTCCAGCGCGAAGCCGCAAGCAAGCGCAGCAGCAGGACTCAAGCCGCGTGTAAGTCGGCGCGCCTTCACAGTGCGCTGGCAAATCGCCAGTTTCTCGGCGCTAACGGAAAAAGCAAAAGGGCAGAGCTCGGCGGCCGAAGGATTCGATTTTGATGCGGCCTTGGCACCCCGGCCGGTGCCGCTTGCCAAGGTGCCTGACGCTCCACTCTTGCTACGGCTTGCCGCCGGCGGCCGGATCGGCGAGGCCTTGCACCGGCTGTTTGAAGTGTTGGACTTTGCCAGCCCGCTCGCGGGGCAGATCGACAAGCATGCAGATCTCCTGCGTCCGCTGGGCGAAGAAGTAGAGCCGGTCACGCTGGCGCAGGCATTGGAGGAGGTGGTGCACACGCCACTGGATCCCTTGGACTTTCGCTTGTGCGACGTTGCGCGCAGAAAGCGGTTGAACGAGTTGGACTTTTGGTTGCCTGTGTGTACTTCCGGCCAGGCTACGCCGAGTTCGCAACCGGCGGTTGTGCCGCAAAAGCTCGGGGACGCGTTTGCGCAACACGCTGCCGATCCCTTGCTCCGCGCGTACGGAGAACAGCTCGCCGAGCTCGATTTCCTTCCGTGGGTGGGGTTCCTCAAGGGTTACATGGATCTCGTGTTCGAGCACGAGGGGCGCTGGTTTGTGGCAGACTACAAATCGAATTTTCTGGGTCCGACTGCTGCCGATTACTCCCGCGATGCGCTCGTTCGCGAAATGCGCGCGCAGCATTACGTGCTCCAGTACCACCTGTACGCCGTCGCCTTGCACCGGATGTTGCAAACCTCCGTGCCCAACTACAGCTACGAGCGCGACTTTGGCGGAGTGTTTTACTTATTTGTGCGCGGCATGTCGCCGGCGTATCCACGGGGGAACGGCGTGTACTTCGACCGGCCGCCGCTTCCCCTCATGGAAAGTTTGCTGCGCGTGTTCACCGGTGAGGACGGAGTGTGAATCGCCGTACGCTCCAAGAGCAAGGCTTGGTGAACGATTTCGATCTCCACTTGGCGGCCACCCTGGGGCGCGTGGGCGGGGAAGAGCGAGAGGCTGTTCTTGCGACGGTGGCGTTGCTTAGTCGCTCCTTGCGCGACGGACATGTGTGCTTGAACGTCGCCTCCGCGGGTGCGGCCCTCGGCGTCGGTGCCGGGGATGATGACAGCTTGGCTGCACTCCAGTGGCCGCCTGGTTTGCTCGATGCACTGGCAGCAAGCCCGCTGGTGGGCTCCGGCAGCGGCGACACTCCGTTGGTGCTCGACCGCGCCGGCCGTTTATATCTTCGCCGCTATTGGTGGTTCGAGCAAAATGTGATTGCGGCACTGCGGCAGCGCGCGCAGGTGCCGCCCAAGGAGGTACCGATCGAATTTCTCAAGAACACCCTGCCAGCGTTGTTCGCTGGTTCTGACACGAAGCCCCCGGCGATCGACTGGCAGCAAGTGGCCACCTTGGTCGCCTTCTTGCGCCCATTGTGCATCGTGTCGGGTGGGCCCGGTACCGGGAAAACCTTCATCGTGGCCAACATTTTGAGCTTATTGCTGGCGTGGGCAAGTGCCTGCGGGCAGCGTTTGCCGCGGATTATGTTGCTCGCGCCCACGGGCAAGGCTGCGGCACGGTTGAGTGAGTCGTTGCAGCGCGCACGCTCTCGCCTGCCTGTGGGCTCGGAGCTCCTGCAAGCCATTCCCACAGAGGCCAGCACGATTCATCGCGCGCTGGTGCCGCTCGGTGGCTCGCGCACGCGGTTTCGGTACCACCGGGACAACCCACTCGGGGCGGATGTGGTGGTCGTGGACGAGTGCTCCATGGTGGATCTTGCCCTCATGGCCCGCTTGCTGGACGCCTTGCCCGCCACCGCGCGGCTTGTGTTGTTGGGCGACGAGTATCAACTGGCGAGTGTGCAGGCAGGATCGGTACTCGGCGACCTTTGCAACCGGGGCGAGCCGGCGCGGTTTTCACGCCAGCAGTGGCAGTGGATCGAAGCGGTGCTCGGGGTGCCGCCGCCGAAACCAGGGGAGTTGCCCGCTCGAAGTGGCATTCATGATTGCCTGGTGCGGCTGACGCGCAGTTACCGCTTTCGCGAAGACGGCGGCATCGGCGCGGTGGCTGCGGCGGTGAAGCGGGGTGACGCTGAGCTTGCGTGGGAGGTGCTCATGGCGGGTAAGGACCAGGCGGCGACAGACGTGGCCAGCTTGGGCGAGGCGCCGCTGCCGTGGAGGCTGTCCGCTGCTCTCGGCCGTGCCGTGCAAAGTGGATTTCAGCAGTACTTTCGCGCGTCCGACCCGGAGGCACGTCTTGCCGCGTTCGAGCGCTTTCGCGTTTTATGCGCTAACCGCTACGGTCCGTTCGGCATCCATGCCCTGAACACCGCGATCGAGCGCCTGTTGGAGAGCTGTGGGTTAATCGAGTGCGACAGCCCCTGGTATCTAGGGCGCCCCATTTTGGTGACGGAGAACGACTACCAGATTCGACTGTTCAACGGCGATTGGGGAAGCATCGTGCGCACGGCCGGAGAGCGCGGGCACCAGCGTATGGCTGCGTTTCGCGATGGACAAGGAAAGTTGCGCTTGATCGCACCCGGGCGCTTGCCGCCGCACGAGACCGCCTTTGCCATGACCATCCACAAAAGCCAGGGATCAGAGTTCGATGAGGTGGAAGTGGTGCTGCCTCCAAGCGCCTCGCCGTTACTCACCCGAGAACTCGTGTACACGGCGCTCACCCGCGCCAGGCACCGCGTGCGTGTACACGCCACGCGCGAGGCATTTGCGCACGCGGTGCGCAGCCGCATCGAGCGGTCTTCGGGGCTCCGCGACGGCTTGTGGGGGTGAGTCCTGACGAGTCACGGGAGGCCCTCGGGAGATGAGCAAGTGCCTCCTCAATTGGCCGAACGGGCGTCGTGGCTTCGCCAGGCACCTGGCGGGGCATTTGAAAAGGTAGGTCTCTTGTGGCGAAAACTCTCTCGAAATCCTCTGGGTTACCTGGGGAGCCCTACGATAGTAGAGCAAGCATCGCGCTTTACCGTAATCGCTATGGTTTCATGGCCTTACTGGAAAAGCGCAGCCCTAGGAAAACTTGATTGCGCTCCGAAGGGGATGAGCTGGCAAGTAAGACTCGTTCGTCGTGCCTGCTGCGTGGCGCTCACAGCCCGATAACGCTGAGATAACCGCAGAAATAATCTCCTCGATGCTGACCGCTCTGTCGCGATTCTGATCTACTCCGTTGCACAGGTCTACAGAGGAGAGGCCGAGCGCGATCGTGACTGCCGTCACAATCTTATCTATCGTCACTTCGCCGTTACTGTTGCAGTCGCCGTTACAGAGAACGGAGGTGGTAGTTGGCGTGTGTGTGGCTGTAGGTCTTGGGGGCGCCCTCGGAGACGCTGTCGGTGTGGCCTCTTCGGGCGGGGGCGGGGTTGCTGTGGGCAAAGATTCCCGCGCGAGTGTCGGAGAGAACTGACGCGGTTCCGTCGGAGTAAAAAAGGGCTCGGTGTAGGAAGATTCGGCGCAACAGTTGCTGTCGGGCTCGGGCTGTTTGATGGCTTGGCGGTCGCGGTTGGACTGTGCGGCGGAGGAGAGGGAAGAGCAACCAAAAGGACCACACTGTAAGTGTCTGATGCAGCGTAGGCGCCTAGGGTGTCGACCAAACGAAATTGTAACGGTAGACTGCCGGATTGTCCGGCTGGCAGTTGTGCTTGCCAACTTGGGTGAGAGTGAAGGTTTGGTTCGGTGCCTAGAAGGGCGCGGTCTCCTGAAAGAGTGAGAATCCGACCATTAACGTTGATCGACACCCCAGGGCAGCGGAAACCAGCTCAAGGTAAACGGGGGGTCCCGGGACGAAGTGGGAACGATCCTGCAACGGCCAGATCTGCGGACAGACCGATGAAGCCCGGGCTGATGGCTGAGTACAGGCAAAGGGACGGGGTACATAGGGTACGAGAGAGGCGAATTTCGGCTTGCTGTTGGAAGTTGGCAATCTGAAGCTTTCCACCGGCAACTTCGGTCCCAGCAACGAGAAAATCCCCCTCGTGGAGCTGAGCGGAAACGATTCCAGCCACGAAAAGTAACAAAGGCATGAACGCTCGGATCGAGCGCAGAGACTATCCTCCGGTTTGTAGAAGCACGGTCCAGCGAGACAGGCAGTAAGGGGGGCACGCGAAGCCCCCTTACACACGGCGACGGTTAATGTCGCTCGGCGATGGTTCTCAGGCAAGGTGAGTACTCGGGCAGAGGGTTCCCGCCTTTACTGGGCCTCGCTTGGAATTGCTCGAGATTACACAGAATCCCTGGGAACGCGGCGCTGAGGGCGGTCTCTGCTTGACAACGGATCAACGCGATGTGGGCTTGCAGCGTTTCAGGGGTTGGGAAGTCGTTCGACGCGGAGTTTGGAATCACTCGGCCATCTAAAGTGTTCGGGCCGGGAGTGCCGCATTTTAGCTGGAGCTCTGACACCGTCTAGCGTTCCAGATCTTCGAGCCGACCGAGCATAGTCTTGCTGTCGGGGGCGCTGCCGCTGAGGTTTGTGCACATTCGCTCTGCTGTGGCCAAGGCTGACGACGCTGACGGATCACCGACGTGATCCTTGGCTTTCCACACAGCAACGCGGTCGAAACACCTGCGCAACTCGCGGCTGACTCGCGCATAGTATCGAGGCACGGTCGCGCTCAACGCGCGTTGGCAGCGCAGGCTGATGCTATCGACTCCAGAGGTGGAGCTGTAGTCCAGTTCGGGTAAGAAGGCGTTGCTCAAGCGCAGCACGTAGGGTTCTGAGGGTTGGTAACCGTTGGAGCTGGTTCCCTCGATGATGCGAAACACAACTAAACCTTCACCCAGCAGGCTTGTCGGGACCGTGCTAAGCAAGATGCGGAAAGGTGCATGCTGATGCAAATCAGACCCGGCTCCCGGTACATCGTGGGTTCCGATTAGATAAGACCCTGGTGCAGTGATAGGCACGCAGCGTAGTTCAAGGGCGACGCCCGGGCTCACGTACAACACCTCGAGCCCGACTTCCGTGTTTAATAGGAGTTCGTAAATTTCAGGCGCTTCCGTGTCGGACGGTGCGAAGCCTAGGTCGGTTGCCTCGAACAGATAAGGAAACCCAGTGTATCGTAATCCGACAACGTGACGTTCGAAGTCGAAATCAACATTGAGGACCCCGCCGTTCGAGGCAGCTGAACCGATAAGAAGGTCGCCGGTGTGGGCCTGCGCTCGACTGACGTCGATGAGAGCGAGAGCAGCGAGGCCCGCCACAGGCAGAATTTTAGCATTCCATTTCAGATGGTTATCTCCTCTGTCCATTCTTCTTGTGGAAGCCGTGGTAGGCCTTGATGCGCCAATTGGAGTTCCGCCTCAGGTCCTGGTCCGCTGGGCGGAGCTCGGCCAAAGCGCCGCTTCCGTCGGGTCGGAAGCTTGGCCCGTAGGATGCGACCCTCGACGCGTCTGCGCCTTGGGAGTAGGATGGGCACGACCATCGCGGGCTTCCCCTGAGGAGTTGCAGCGGGAAAACTCAAGCACTTCCAGCAGGCGCCGACGTGGTCGGCGATGTGCGCTGCGCGGTGGTGGATTCCTCCAACGAAAGACGCCAGTAGGGCCAGACCAGAAAGAAGCACCAGAGCCTGGATCAGACGCTTGCTGAGCCTTCAAAGTGGGTTTCGCGGTAACCCGCGCAAGTCGGTGGCCCTCCTCTACTGTAAGCGGAAGGTGAGTGTGTACGGTGGCGAAGGTTCGTGTGAAGGATTTTCTGCCAACTCGACCAACCGAAAACTGATGGTCAGGGTGGAAGCGCGCTCGGTGCCAACGAAAAACCACTCGACGTGCGCGTGGAGACTGCCCGACTCGCCGAGCGGGATTCGATCTCCCGGAGCCGCGGCGACCGCCTCGTCAGATTTAACTTGTATGCCTTGATCATTGGAGACAATTTCCAAGGCGAGAGGGACCGGCTTTGTCAGTGGCTCGTATCCCCCGCTGCGCAGTTCAAGGTCGGCGAAGCCTGGTTCGGAAGCAGTACACAAGTGGAAGTCGCCAAGTTGCTGGCACGGTAAGGAAATTTCAACGTCGAAGTTAAACCAGGCCGCGAGCTGTTTGGCGTTGACTTGGCTTGACCCAACAAGAATATCGACGTGGGGAGCGGGTTCCTTAAAGCCCGGCGGCTCTTCTGGTCCACAACCGCATATCGTCAACAGCCAGAACGACACCGCGGTGAGTGCGACCAAAGACTTTGACAAACCTTTGTGATTTTGCAGTGTTTGAACCATTGTAGCGTTCTCCCCCGTCCCCAGAGGGACGTCTCGATGTTTGAGCCCTGATCCGAACCCTTTCAGGGCAGCCGCGGCTGGAGGAACGGAGCCTCCAGCAAACCGCGTGAGCGGCATACGCGATGTTTGCTCAGCGGCGTAGGCGACGTTTGCGGGGATGCGGGTGCGCCGCTGAAAAACGGCGTACCCGCTGAGGCCGGATCGTCTCTAAACGTCGCGCGAACGCTAGATCACTGGTGGGCTCCACCCGGAGACGGACGCAACGCCACGAGCCGGAACCGGATAGGACTTGGCCGGCAGTAAGCGGTCGATCGGTACCGTAGTAGGGGCCCCGCAATCGCTACTTTGCTCCAACAAGGGAACAGCGGCGGCCACACTACAGGCAATGCACGCATCGGGGTCGGCGGAGAGTCCGGTGGAGTGATGCGCGTGCCCCCTTACGAGCCCTGCGAGCAACGCAGCGCAAATCACCACCGGCGCTACCCAGCGAACGCAACAAGGCTTTGCTCGCATAAGATGCACAGCGGTAGCTGCCACTAATGAGGGCGCGAGCACGTGTCAAGAAGCAAAGCGCAGTTCAGCACTGGAACACGCTTTTGGGGACTGAGGTGCTCGCACCCTCGACTGCCTGTCCTGCTGATAGCCAGGTAACAGCGAGGGCAGTCTACGTTCTCTTGCCGTAAGTTGATGCAGAGGAGCAGCCTCATGAACGAGAGCACAGAACAGAGGCTTGTCTGGCTTGGATGGCCTTCGGTGAGAGCGAACGAAGTCCCAGCACAAAATTTCGGGTACGAGGTGACGGAACTTTGGGCCAGAGATTAGTTGCTTGGCCCCGCCCGGTTGACACTGGCGTGCGGCCGGTGCGAGCTTGCCGGAACTTGCGTGGCAACTTGAACCACAGAAGGAGAAGCAGGATGTTGACGATTCCAGCACGGGGACGGTCGAAGGAGGAAATTTTGCGCGACCTCGAGCGGTTTCGCGCGCACGATGTGGATTGGCGAAGCGGGCGCACGTGGGCCTACGTGTACGATCCCGGCCCCGAGGCGGAAGAGGTCATCAAAGAAGCGTACATGATGTATTTGTCGGAAAACGGGCTCGACCCCACCGCCTTTCCCAGTGCATTGCAACTGGAGCGTGAGCTCATTGCCATGGCGGCGTCGCACCTGCGCGGCGACGAGAACGTGGTGGGCAACTTTACGTCCGGCGGCACCGAAAGTATCTTGCTGGCAGTGAAAACCGCGCGCGACTGGGCACGGGCGCATCGTCCCCACGTCCGCGAGCCCGAGATTGTACTGCCGGTCACAGCTCATGCGGCGTTTCAAAAGGCGGCGCATTACTTCTGCCTGAAACCGGTGCTCGTGCCCGTGGACCCGCGTACCTTCAAGGCCGATCCGGAGCTGATGGCTCGGGCAATCACCGAAAACACCATTCTCCTCGTCGGCTCGGCCGTGTCGTATGCCCATGGCGTGGTCGACCCCATTCGGGAGCTCGGTGAGTTGGCGCAGCACCATGGCCTGCTGTTGCACGTGGATGCGTGCATGGGTGGATTTTTGTTGCCGTACTTTCGCCGGCTCGGTGCGCCGGTGCCGGACTTCGAGTTTCACGTACCCGGGGTGACGTCGATCTCCATGGATTTTCACAAGTATGCCTTTGCCGCCAAAGGCGCCTCGGTAATTCTCTACCGGAGTGCAGAACTGCGGCAGTATCAGATCTTCACCTGTGCAACGTGGACGGGCTACACGATGATCAACCCCACGGTGCAGAGCACGAAGTCGGCGGGTCCGATGGCCGCCGCATGGGCGGTGCTGAATTTCTTTGGCGACGAGGGTTACCTGGAGCTCGCGCGCAAAGTCTTGGAAGCGACGCGCTATCTCGCACGCGAGATCGAGCGTATCCCCGGCTTGCGGCTTCTCGGTCAGCCGGAGATGAACCTCATCGCGTTCACCTCGGACGAGGTGAATGTTTTCCAAATCGTCGATGAAATGAAGGCGCGTGGTTGGTACGTGCAACCGCAACTGGGCTTTGGCGGTTCGAAAGAGAACATCCACCTGTCGGTGAACCCAGCGAACGTCAAATGGATGGATGCGCTGCTGGCCGACTTGCGGCAGAGCGTGGAAGCGGCACGCCAAGCGCAGTTGGAGGAGATTTCCCAATTGCGCGACATGCTTGCGGGAATCGATTGGAATCAGCTCTCTCCCGAGATGCTGCGCAACATGTTGGCGATGGCAGGGGCAGGCGGCGGGTTGCCTCAGCGTATGGCGGCGATCAGTTCGTTGCTTAACCAGTTGCCGCCGGAAGCGGCGGAGCGTCTGTTGACCGCATATTTCAACGACTTGTATCGTCCGGCGGAGGAGCGCCCTCGTGCGTGAGCGACGGCGCCGGCGCGGGTGGATCGGCCGGGCGGCAGCCACGGTGTTGGCTGCCGGGCTCGGATTGTGTGCTGTTCTGCTCGTGCGGGTGGCGACACTCCCCTCGCTGCAACCGCACGTGCAGCCAGCGCAGTCGTTGGGGATCGATGCCCACGCGGCTGCTGAGCGCCTAGCCGGTGCGGTGCGCATCGCCACGATTTCCGAAGGGGAGACGGCACCGGTTCGTGCTGCGGAGTTTGCCGAGCTGCGAGCCTACTTGGAGTCGTCGTTTCCGCGCGTGCACCGTGTTCTGCAGCGCGAGATCATCAACGGCCAGTCGCTGCTGTACACATGGACGGGCCGCAACCCTAGCGCTGCACCGGCAGTGCTGATCGGCCACTTGGATGTAGTGCCGGTGGAACCGGGAACGGAAGGGAAGTGGCAACATCCGCCTTTTTCCGGGGCTATTGCTGGCGGGTTTATCTGGGGTCGGGGTACACTCGACGACAAGTTCACCGTCATCGGCGTGCTCGAAGCCGCTGAGCGTTTGCTCGCGGAAAATTTCCAGCCTGAGCGCACCGTGTTTTTTGGTTTTGGCCACGACGAGGAGATCGGCGGCGACCAGGGGGCTGCTCAGATTGCCGCTGAGCTCGAACGCCGTGGCGTGCGCGCGGAGTTTGTACTCGATGAGGGCGGAGCGCTGATGCGCGACGTGGTGCCGGGCCTGAGGGCGCCTTTGGCGTGTGTGGGAATCGCTGAGAAAGGAAGCGTGGGGGTACGTTTGGAGGCTCGTGCAGCGGGCGGACACTCCTCCGCACCGCCCCGCCAGACAGCGATTGGAAAACTCGCCGCGGCCGTGGCCGCACTCGAACGGCAACCGATGCCGCCACGGTTTTCGCCCCCGGTCCGCGCGATGTTCCGCTACGTTGCTCCCGAACTGTCCCTGTTTCCCTACCGCTTGGTGATGGCTAATCTTTGGCTGTTCGAGCCGTTCGTAATCCGAGCCCTCACGGCCGAGCCGGCAACCAACGCTACGGTGCGGACCACGAACGCCGCCACCATGGTGGGCGGAGGGGTGAAAGAAAACGTCTTGCCGGCGTCAGCCTGGGCGGTGGTGAACTACCGCATTTTACCGGGGGACAGCGTGGCCAGCGTGCTGGAG encodes:
- a CDS encoding aspartate aminotransferase family protein, whose translation is MTIPARGRSKEEILRDLERFRAHDVDWRSGRTWAYVYDPGPEAEEVIKEAYMMYLSENGLDPTAFPSALQLERELIAMAASHLRGDENVVGNFTSGGTESILLAVKTARDWARAHRPHVREPEIVLPVTAHAAFQKAAHYFCLKPVLVPVDPRTFKADPELMARAITENTILLVGSAVSYAHGVVDPIRELGELAQHHGLLLHVDACMGGFLLPYFRRLGAPVPDFEFHVPGVTSISMDFHKYAFAAKGASVILYRSAELRQYQIFTCATWTGYTMINPTVQSTKSAGPMAAAWAVLNFFGDEGYLELARKVLEATRYLAREIERIPGLRLLGQPEMNLIAFTSDEVNVFQIVDEMKARGWYVQPQLGFGGSKENIHLSVNPANVKWMDALLADLRQSVEAARQAQLEEISQLRDMLAGIDWNQLSPEMLRNMLAMAGAGGGLPQRMAAISSLLNQLPPEAAERLLTAYFNDLYRPAEERPRA
- a CDS encoding UvrD-helicase domain-containing protein, with product MFQRLHPLQCPLTGTVLIEASAGTGKTYTIANLYLRLLLERNLTVEQILVVTFTNAATAELRDRLRARVAALRECLRGGQPPDPDLAALAAQRMAAGTQLDDERRLQAALYGFDLAAIHTIHSFCQRMLERHAFEGGLPFEAELVGTAANTVSRLVRDFWVRQLESAPAEFLWDDEGNPGPLQRSLPLLEHAVGLALRYPDLRLLRRPEATGGWPAYRAALIADAIAWVRRELARGSRLRRERRFDDLLQELRDALRSPVRGLELAAGIREQFRAALIDEFQDTDSLQYDIFRTVYAGRSDTALFLIGDPKQAIYAFRGADVFAYLSGKQDADHHFTLEQNWRSVPQLVEAVNLLFSEERTERPFLLAGIEYHPIQPALPAISDAHAGLEILFVPAEDGKAITKAWAEKELCHIVAQDICKFVRRVPAIGPHTVSFASIAVLCRTNDQAAAMQRALAKLGIPSALEGELSVFETSEAMELECLLRALVDPGDGAAVRAALATSFFGLDAAALAHLQTADADWDSWVQLFFDWHRTWREQGFMSALQQVFTHGQAARRFLKLVDGERRMTNVRHLAELLHTASVEQRLSPERVLEWLALMRRDPSARSSDIGLGEAAQLRLESDEHAVKLVTIHKAKGLQYPVVYCPFLWDFPKLRDEEAKLPCFHDPKTFELCLDLREPPDTNSLWQAWQERKAEDARLLYVALTRAQYRCVVVWGHFAAAPESPLARLLHPGRLAMEKKGSGIPKMQWAPQFKDGVEDWMLADLQKLARAANGSIRVRRWRGSRLQSSAKPQASAAAGLKPRVSRRAFTVRWQIASFSALTEKAKGQSSAAEGFDFDAALAPRPVPLAKVPDAPLLLRLAAGGRIGEALHRLFEVLDFASPLAGQIDKHADLLRPLGEEVEPVTLAQALEEVVHTPLDPLDFRLCDVARRKRLNELDFWLPVCTSGQATPSSQPAVVPQKLGDAFAQHAADPLLRAYGEQLAELDFLPWVGFLKGYMDLVFEHEGRWFVADYKSNFLGPTAADYSRDALVREMRAQHYVLQYHLYAVALHRMLQTSVPNYSYERDFGGVFYLFVRGMSPAYPRGNGVYFDRPPLPLMESLLRVFTGEDGV
- the recD gene encoding exodeoxyribonuclease V subunit alpha, with amino-acid sequence MNRRTLQEQGLVNDFDLHLAATLGRVGGEEREAVLATVALLSRSLRDGHVCLNVASAGAALGVGAGDDDSLAALQWPPGLLDALAASPLVGSGSGDTPLVLDRAGRLYLRRYWWFEQNVIAALRQRAQVPPKEVPIEFLKNTLPALFAGSDTKPPAIDWQQVATLVAFLRPLCIVSGGPGTGKTFIVANILSLLLAWASACGQRLPRIMLLAPTGKAAARLSESLQRARSRLPVGSELLQAIPTEASTIHRALVPLGGSRTRFRYHRDNPLGADVVVVDECSMVDLALMARLLDALPATARLVLLGDEYQLASVQAGSVLGDLCNRGEPARFSRQQWQWIEAVLGVPPPKPGELPARSGIHDCLVRLTRSYRFREDGGIGAVAAAVKRGDAELAWEVLMAGKDQAATDVASLGEAPLPWRLSAALGRAVQSGFQQYFRASDPEARLAAFERFRVLCANRYGPFGIHALNTAIERLLESCGLIECDSPWYLGRPILVTENDYQIRLFNGDWGSIVRTAGERGHQRMAAFRDGQGKLRLIAPGRLPPHETAFAMTIHKSQGSEFDEVEVVLPPSASPLLTRELVYTALTRARHRVRVHATREAFAHAVRSRIERSSGLRDGLWG